Proteins encoded in a region of the Haloglomus salinum genome:
- a CDS encoding DUF7110 family protein, producing MNSRVFRLHSTLELPLDDVHSFFEDPDLPVEIKDIEITRRNNTLIISSVAAEENLSKYTPTAQLKASVTENRVYENEDGEWQETPPDDGPGGSVSSGGDGGGGGPSWSSLGGEQEAEQEVRSKLIEYACFKGDRETVLQNTELQYPMFEVLCNLARTADKGSLEAITAVGEDLEAVRIVDGEDRAARVKVVEDPRETENGGVDWRDNKFIN from the coding sequence ATGAACAGCAGGGTATTCAGACTCCATTCGACACTCGAACTGCCGCTAGACGACGTCCACTCCTTCTTCGAGGACCCGGACCTCCCAGTGGAGATCAAGGACATCGAGATTACCCGCCGGAACAACACGCTCATCATCTCCTCGGTCGCCGCCGAGGAGAACCTCTCGAAGTACACCCCGACCGCTCAGCTGAAAGCCAGCGTGACGGAGAACCGTGTCTACGAGAACGAGGACGGTGAGTGGCAGGAGACGCCCCCGGACGACGGCCCCGGCGGCTCGGTCTCCTCGGGCGGCGACGGCGGCGGCGGTGGCCCCTCCTGGTCCAGCCTCGGCGGCGAGCAGGAGGCCGAGCAGGAGGTCCGCTCGAAGCTCATCGAGTACGCCTGCTTCAAGGGCGACCGCGAGACGGTGCTCCAGAACACCGAGCTCCAGTACCCGATGTTCGAGGTGCTGTGCAACCTCGCACGGACGGCCGACAAGGGCTCGCTCGAGGCTATCACCGCGGTCGGTGAGGACCTCGAGGCGGTCCGCATCGTGGACGGCGAGGACCGCGCCGCCCGCGTGAAGGTCGTCGAGGACCCCCGTGAGACGGAGAACGGGGGCGTCGACTGGCGCGACAACAAGTTCATCAACTGA
- a CDS encoding glutaredoxin family protein: MTFDPESSLPQDEVDEQVASTIADNEVVLFMKGTPMMPQCGYSDRALTLIKQYREEFETVDVLESLDEYRAALEDHSGWETIPQTFVDGEFVGGSDVLVELEERGDLGETLQA; this comes from the coding sequence ATGACGTTCGACCCCGAGAGCAGTCTCCCGCAGGACGAAGTCGACGAGCAGGTGGCCAGCACCATCGCCGACAACGAGGTGGTGCTGTTCATGAAGGGGACACCGATGATGCCACAGTGTGGCTACTCCGACCGGGCACTGACCCTCATCAAGCAGTATCGCGAGGAGTTCGAGACCGTCGACGTGCTGGAGTCGCTCGACGAGTACCGGGCGGCACTGGAGGACCACAGCGGGTGGGAAACCATCCCACAGACGTTCGTCGACGGCGAGTTCGTGGGCGGCAGCGACGTGCTGGTCGAACTGGAGGAGCGTGGCGACCTCGGGGAGACGCTACAGGCCTGA
- a CDS encoding DUF7333 family protein produces MEFDLTVTAGIFAAIIAVGIGGLVAAPIPMDTSTILMMVLPSTVVFGVICLALGVKHGEFRAGASGRL; encoded by the coding sequence ATGGAGTTCGACCTGACCGTCACGGCCGGAATCTTCGCCGCCATCATCGCGGTCGGCATCGGTGGCCTCGTCGCCGCACCCATCCCGATGGACACCAGCACCATCCTGATGATGGTCCTCCCGTCGACCGTCGTGTTCGGCGTCATCTGCCTCGCACTCGGTGTGAAACACGGGGAGTTCCGGGCAGGGGCGTCTGGCAGATTGTAG
- the prf1 gene encoding peptide chain release factor aRF-1 yields the protein MSQQDAEQSDKQKYEFKKVIEELKDFEGSGTQLVSIYIPEDRQISDVAQHVTQEHSEASNIKSKQTRTAVQDALTSIKDRLKYYDTYPPENGMVIFSGAIDSGGGRTEMITRTLESPPQPIESFRYHCDSDFLTGPLEHMLEDQGLFGLVVLDRREANVGWLRGKRVEAVKSASSLVPGKQRKGGQSAQRFARLRLEAIDNFYQEVAGMADDLFVPKRHEMDGILVGGPSPTKDEFLDGDYLHHELQDLVLGKFDVSYTDESGLKDLVDAASDVLADHEVMKDKRQMEEFFEELHDGERATYGFSQTRQNLMMGSVDRLLISEDLRQDVVVYDCGGKEEFETVSRRAETPEHECENGTEAEVKEREDAIDHLIEIAEQRGTETKFISTDFEKGEQLMTAFGGVAGILRYSTGV from the coding sequence ATGAGTCAGCAGGACGCCGAACAGTCGGACAAACAGAAGTACGAGTTCAAGAAGGTCATCGAGGAGCTGAAGGATTTCGAGGGGTCGGGCACGCAGCTAGTGAGCATCTACATCCCCGAGGACCGTCAGATCAGCGACGTCGCCCAGCACGTCACCCAGGAGCACTCGGAGGCCTCGAACATCAAGTCCAAGCAGACCCGGACCGCGGTGCAGGACGCGCTGACCAGCATCAAGGACCGGTTGAAGTACTACGACACCTACCCACCGGAGAACGGGATGGTCATCTTCTCGGGCGCCATCGACAGCGGCGGCGGCCGAACGGAGATGATAACGCGGACGCTGGAATCACCGCCCCAGCCCATCGAGTCGTTCCGCTATCACTGCGACTCGGACTTCCTCACGGGGCCGCTGGAGCATATGCTCGAGGACCAGGGCCTGTTCGGCCTCGTCGTCCTCGACCGGCGCGAGGCCAACGTCGGCTGGCTCCGGGGCAAGCGCGTCGAGGCGGTCAAGTCCGCCTCCTCGCTGGTCCCCGGCAAGCAGCGGAAAGGTGGCCAGTCCGCCCAGCGATTCGCCCGGCTCCGACTCGAGGCCATCGACAACTTCTATCAGGAGGTCGCGGGGATGGCCGACGACCTGTTCGTCCCGAAGCGCCACGAGATGGACGGCATTCTCGTCGGTGGCCCCTCGCCGACGAAGGACGAGTTCCTCGACGGTGACTACCTCCACCACGAACTCCAGGACCTCGTCCTCGGGAAGTTCGACGTCTCCTACACGGACGAATCCGGGCTCAAGGACCTCGTGGACGCCGCCAGCGACGTACTGGCCGACCACGAGGTGATGAAGGACAAGCGGCAGATGGAGGAGTTCTTCGAGGAGCTCCACGACGGCGAGCGGGCCACCTACGGCTTCTCCCAGACCCGGCAGAACCTCATGATGGGGTCGGTCGACCGCCTGCTCATCTCCGAGGACCTCCGGCAGGACGTCGTCGTCTACGACTGCGGCGGGAAGGAGGAGTTCGAGACGGTCAGCCGCCGTGCCGAGACACCCGAGCACGAGTGCGAGAACGGCACCGAGGCCGAGGTGAAAGAGCGCGAGGACGCCATCGACCACCTCATCGAGATCGCCGAGCAGCGCGGCACCGAGACGAAGTTCATCTCCACCGACTTCGAGAAGGGCGAACAGCTGATGACCGCCTTCGGTGGCGTCGCCGGCATCCTCCGCTACTCGACCGGCGTGTAA
- a CDS encoding aldo/keto reductase, giving the protein MSDQQQQRVGGPESRGMPMLGLGTWQNDDPDQCAETVATALETGYRHIDTAQAYRNEDAVGEGIERAAVDREDVFLATKVWIDNLGHDDVITTTEDSLDRLGVDYVDLLYVHWPAREYDAEETLGAFEQLRNEGLVERIGVSNFEPEHLDQATEVLGEQPFANQVEMHPLLQQRELQRYTEDNGVELVAYSPLARGQVFEVDELTTIAERHSVSEAQVSLAWLREKGVTAIPKATGEDHVVDNWQSLDLELSDEEVDTIDGIEETDRRVHPDFAPEAWGE; this is encoded by the coding sequence ATGAGTGACCAGCAACAGCAGCGCGTCGGTGGTCCGGAGTCGCGTGGCATGCCGATGCTCGGCCTCGGAACGTGGCAGAACGACGACCCGGACCAGTGCGCGGAGACGGTCGCGACGGCCCTGGAAACCGGCTACCGGCACATCGACACGGCCCAGGCCTACCGGAACGAGGACGCCGTCGGCGAGGGCATCGAGCGGGCGGCCGTGGACCGCGAGGACGTCTTCCTCGCGACGAAGGTCTGGATCGACAACCTGGGCCACGACGACGTCATCACGACGACCGAGGACAGCCTCGACCGCCTCGGGGTCGACTACGTCGACCTCCTGTACGTCCACTGGCCCGCCCGCGAGTACGACGCCGAGGAGACACTTGGCGCGTTCGAACAGCTCCGGAACGAGGGGCTGGTGGAGCGCATCGGTGTCTCCAACTTCGAGCCCGAGCACCTCGACCAGGCGACGGAGGTGCTGGGTGAACAGCCGTTCGCCAACCAGGTCGAGATGCACCCGCTCCTCCAGCAGCGCGAACTGCAGCGCTACACCGAGGACAACGGTGTCGAACTGGTCGCGTACTCCCCGCTCGCGCGCGGCCAGGTGTTCGAGGTCGACGAACTGACGACCATCGCCGAACGCCACAGCGTGAGCGAGGCGCAGGTGTCGCTGGCGTGGCTCCGCGAGAAGGGCGTCACCGCCATCCCGAAGGCGACGGGTGAGGACCACGTCGTCGACAACTGGCAGTCGCTGGACCTCGAGTTGAGCGACGAGGAGGTCGACACCATCGACGGCATCGAGGAGACCGATCGCCGGGTCCATCCCGACTTCGCTCCCGAAGCCTGGGGCGAGTAA
- a CDS encoding phosphoadenosine phosphosulfate reductase family protein: protein MTDFPDYLDVDYTDGEGEDPEDYPTIEDKIEKALEVVETGLREYENPAIMWTGGKDSTLTLYFVKEVVDQFDLEMPPTVFIDHYQHFDELMDFVERWADEWDLEVEYARNTDVGEYVDENGLEPGDDIPIDALSEHNQHHVRDILEYEEDTFPFLLDTYVGNHLLKTVALNDALEEHDIDGIISGIRWDEQEARADETFFSPRHDPDIYPPHDRIQPILQFMEADVWDAFWYFVVPETVAEYPDDGYVPQSLDDLPNDLTPEDIPVSPKYFEGFRSLGSEVSTGKSADEPAWLQDMANTSERGNRAQDKEDLMERLRDLGYM, encoded by the coding sequence ATGACCGACTTCCCCGACTACCTGGACGTCGACTACACGGACGGCGAAGGCGAGGACCCCGAGGACTACCCGACCATCGAGGACAAGATCGAGAAGGCCCTCGAGGTCGTCGAGACGGGCCTGCGCGAGTACGAGAACCCCGCCATCATGTGGACCGGCGGGAAGGACTCGACGCTCACGCTGTACTTCGTGAAGGAGGTCGTCGACCAGTTCGACCTGGAGATGCCGCCGACGGTGTTCATCGACCACTACCAGCACTTCGACGAGCTGATGGACTTCGTCGAGCGCTGGGCCGACGAGTGGGACCTCGAGGTCGAGTACGCGCGGAACACGGACGTCGGCGAGTACGTCGACGAGAACGGCCTCGAACCCGGCGACGACATCCCCATCGATGCGCTCTCCGAGCACAACCAGCACCACGTCCGGGACATCCTCGAATACGAGGAGGACACCTTCCCGTTCCTGCTGGACACGTACGTCGGCAACCACCTCCTCAAGACGGTCGCGCTGAACGACGCACTGGAGGAGCACGACATCGACGGCATCATCTCCGGTATCCGCTGGGACGAGCAGGAGGCCCGGGCCGACGAGACGTTCTTCTCGCCCCGCCACGACCCGGACATCTACCCGCCCCACGACCGCATCCAGCCCATCCTCCAGTTCATGGAGGCCGATGTCTGGGACGCGTTCTGGTACTTCGTCGTGCCGGAGACGGTCGCCGAGTACCCCGACGACGGCTACGTGCCGCAGTCGCTCGACGACCTCCCGAACGACCTCACCCCCGAGGACATCCCGGTCTCGCCGAAGTACTTCGAGGGCTTCCGCTCGCTCGGCTCCGAGGTCTCGACGGGCAAGTCCGCCGACGAACCGGCCTGGCTGCAGGACATGGCGAACACCTCCGAGCGCGGCAACCGCGCCCAGGACAAGGAGGACCTGATGGAGCGGCTGCGCGACCTCGGTTACATGTAA
- a CDS encoding MinD/ParA family ATP-binding protein encodes MDIYAVAGADGAGKTATALNVAVAFRAGGQYAAVLDADLSGNVASRLGIEPEHTLDDVFDGEATIREATVEYELSGETVPEADLLAYREALADDRTAFRAGDEEFAGVDETGFPDIDTIPVIAGWPSDRRVAAADPNELEDVLQELVMAYDAVVIDTGGESVAATAPVTVADGVAVVTSPDESHIQTSNATAIECQRNGASLVGTVVNRADEQTNVRDVTDEVGVEAVGVIPEDSRTADLEPVRYSVPDAPAAKAYDRLADGLEEWSRAVEAEADSAADGGGPGASGTGTDPETETNDSGEGDGHGADDESDEGDDGLLGRFGLD; translated from the coding sequence ATGGATATCTACGCCGTCGCCGGTGCGGACGGGGCCGGCAAGACGGCGACAGCGTTGAACGTCGCCGTCGCCTTCCGTGCCGGCGGCCAGTACGCCGCCGTACTGGATGCGGATCTCAGCGGGAACGTCGCCTCACGCCTCGGTATCGAGCCCGAACACACCCTCGACGACGTGTTCGACGGCGAGGCGACGATTCGCGAGGCGACCGTCGAGTACGAACTCTCGGGCGAGACGGTACCCGAGGCGGACCTCCTGGCCTACCGGGAAGCGCTCGCCGACGACCGGACCGCGTTCCGCGCCGGGGACGAGGAGTTCGCCGGCGTGGACGAAACGGGGTTCCCCGACATCGACACCATCCCCGTCATCGCGGGCTGGCCCTCCGACCGGCGCGTCGCAGCGGCCGACCCGAACGAGCTCGAAGACGTTCTCCAGGAGCTGGTGATGGCCTACGACGCCGTCGTCATCGACACGGGTGGGGAGTCAGTGGCGGCGACGGCGCCGGTGACGGTCGCCGACGGCGTCGCGGTCGTGACCTCACCCGACGAGTCCCACATCCAGACCTCCAACGCGACGGCTATCGAGTGCCAGCGCAACGGTGCCTCGCTCGTCGGGACCGTCGTGAACCGGGCCGACGAGCAGACGAACGTCAGGGACGTGACCGACGAGGTCGGCGTCGAGGCGGTCGGCGTCATCCCGGAGGACAGCCGGACGGCCGACCTCGAACCGGTCCGCTACAGCGTGCCCGATGCGCCTGCCGCGAAGGCCTACGACCGACTCGCCGACGGCCTCGAAGAGTGGAGCCGGGCTGTCGAGGCCGAGGCCGACAGCGCGGCCGACGGCGGCGGGCCCGGGGCGTCGGGGACAGGGACCGACCCGGAGACGGAGACGAACGATTCCGGCGAGGGCGACGGACACGGAGCGGACGACGAGAGCGACGAGGGAGACGACGGGCTACTCGGCCGATTCGGACTGGACTGA
- a CDS encoding acyl-CoA dehydrogenase family protein encodes MQLSDEDRMFKDSLRDFLENEIAPDLPEADKEALSKDEVVAYQQELGELGVGPASGEGFADPMTYTITSEELSRVWPSLNVALMMSFPAQFGKYAGERTREALTDKVEDGSCIACMAVTEPEGGSDTANPNTTARKDGDEYVINGEKTWVSNATIADMALVVAQDQETDTRDFFIVDKETTGFETRELDKLGWKGSPTGQMFFDDIRVPEENKLMTAVGNMVAEGEGAIMDAPMFQSAKPLNAIFSYMRTGMAAMSVGILQACMEEALDYAKEREVGGGPIAGKQLVQDLLYQIKCSLETSRLLTYHAADLVERGDDEARLMSSLAKGYACEQSVEGASNAMQVFGANGLSKDYPLERYYRDARTMTIPDGTTEIQKLIVGYELTDIPGY; translated from the coding sequence ATGCAGCTCTCAGACGAGGACCGGATGTTCAAAGATTCGCTGCGTGACTTCCTCGAGAACGAGATCGCCCCGGACCTGCCGGAGGCCGACAAGGAGGCCCTGAGCAAGGACGAGGTCGTCGCGTACCAGCAGGAACTCGGCGAGCTCGGCGTCGGCCCCGCCTCCGGGGAGGGGTTCGCCGACCCCATGACATACACCATCACCTCCGAGGAGCTCTCGCGGGTGTGGCCGTCGCTGAACGTCGCACTGATGATGTCGTTCCCGGCGCAGTTCGGGAAGTACGCCGGCGAACGAACCCGCGAGGCACTGACCGACAAGGTCGAGGACGGCTCCTGTATCGCGTGCATGGCCGTCACCGAACCGGAGGGCGGCAGCGACACGGCCAACCCCAACACGACCGCCCGGAAGGACGGCGACGAGTACGTCATCAACGGCGAGAAGACGTGGGTGTCGAACGCCACCATCGCGGACATGGCGCTGGTCGTCGCGCAGGACCAGGAGACGGACACGCGTGACTTCTTCATCGTCGACAAGGAGACGACCGGGTTCGAGACGCGCGAACTCGACAAGCTCGGCTGGAAGGGCTCGCCGACGGGCCAGATGTTCTTCGACGACATCCGCGTCCCCGAGGAGAACAAGCTGATGACCGCCGTCGGCAACATGGTCGCCGAGGGCGAGGGCGCTATCATGGACGCGCCGATGTTCCAGAGCGCGAAGCCGCTCAACGCCATCTTCTCGTACATGCGCACGGGGATGGCCGCGATGTCCGTCGGCATCCTGCAGGCCTGTATGGAGGAGGCGCTGGACTACGCGAAGGAGCGCGAGGTCGGCGGCGGCCCCATCGCCGGCAAGCAGCTCGTCCAGGACCTGCTCTACCAGATCAAGTGCTCGCTGGAGACCTCCCGCCTGCTCACCTACCACGCCGCGGACCTGGTCGAGCGCGGCGACGACGAGGCCCGCCTGATGTCCTCGCTCGCGAAGGGCTACGCCTGCGAGCAGTCCGTCGAGGGCGCCTCGAACGCGATGCAGGTCTTCGGCGCCAACGGGCTCTCGAAGGACTACCCCCTCGAGCGCTACTACCGCGACGCCCGCACGATGACCATCCCAGACGGCACCACGGAGATCCAGAAGCTCATCGTCGGCTACGAGCTGACGGACATCCCTGGCTACTGA